Proteins co-encoded in one Thermochromatium tepidum ATCC 43061 genomic window:
- a CDS encoding type II toxin-antitoxin system HicB family antitoxin, whose amino-acid sequence MHNEFTAVLERDGEWYIAYCPEVPGANGQGRSKEEARKSLSEAIALILEDRREDAFRGLPADAERDVVVVE is encoded by the coding sequence ATGCACAACGAATTCACCGCAGTACTTGAGCGGGACGGTGAGTGGTACATCGCCTACTGTCCTGAGGTCCCGGGCGCGAACGGTCAGGGACGGAGCAAGGAGGAGGCCCGGAAGAGCCTCTCCGAGGCAATCGCCCTGATTCTCGAGGACCGGCGAGAAGACGCGTTTAGGGGCCTGCCAGCGGACGCCGAGCGTGACGTGGTCGTGGTCGAATGA
- the glp gene encoding gephyrin-like molybdotransferase Glp, with product MDRPNDCAPVATGGKTLTKDQAVAILTARVSPIAGTETLPLEAALGRVLAEPVVSTLDVPGWDNSAMDGYAIRHADLSAHDGCLAVAQRIPAGAVGKPLAPGTAARIFTGAPVPEGADTVVEQEVCEASDGQVRIPLEIKAGANIRRAGEDIRAGAEVIASGTRLTPAHLGLAASVGVARLVVHRRLRVALLSSGDELALPGEPLKPGQIYNSNRFVLMGLLQTWGCEVVDLGIVADDLESTVAAMARGAREADLIIASGGVSVGEEDHLKPAVERLGRIEFHQVKIRPGKPLVFGEVQGRPLLGCPGNPVSLFVTAVLFARPLILRMQGVAGELEVRPLRIRAGFDWPRPDRRLEFQRARLERGADGELEVAVYPSRSSAVLSSVAWADGLVQLQPGQVIARGDPVEFLPFADF from the coding sequence ATGGATCGACCCAACGACTGTGCACCGGTTGCAACTGGCGGCAAGACCCTGACCAAGGACCAGGCGGTCGCCATTCTGACGGCGCGTGTCTCACCCATCGCCGGCACCGAGACCCTGCCGCTCGAAGCGGCGCTTGGTCGGGTGCTGGCCGAACCCGTGGTGAGCACCCTGGATGTGCCCGGCTGGGACAACAGCGCCATGGACGGCTATGCCATCCGGCACGCCGATCTGAGCGCGCACGACGGTTGTCTTGCGGTCGCTCAGCGCATCCCGGCCGGCGCGGTCGGCAAACCGCTGGCCCCCGGCACGGCGGCACGGATCTTCACCGGTGCGCCTGTGCCTGAGGGCGCGGATACCGTGGTCGAACAGGAGGTGTGCGAGGCGTCCGACGGACAGGTGCGGATTCCGCTCGAGATCAAGGCCGGCGCCAATATCCGCCGCGCGGGCGAGGACATCCGGGCTGGCGCCGAGGTCATCGCATCCGGCACGCGGTTGACGCCGGCGCATCTAGGTCTGGCGGCTTCGGTCGGCGTGGCGAGGCTCGTCGTTCATCGGCGGCTGCGGGTGGCGCTGCTCTCCAGCGGCGACGAGCTGGCGTTGCCCGGCGAACCGCTGAAGCCCGGCCAGATCTATAACTCCAACCGTTTCGTCCTCATGGGGCTATTGCAGACCTGGGGCTGTGAGGTGGTGGATCTCGGCATCGTCGCCGACGATCTCGAATCGACCGTTGCGGCCATGGCCCGCGGCGCACGCGAGGCCGATCTGATCATCGCCAGCGGCGGGGTCTCGGTCGGCGAGGAGGATCACCTCAAGCCCGCCGTCGAGCGACTCGGTCGGATCGAGTTCCATCAGGTGAAGATCCGCCCCGGCAAGCCGCTCGTCTTTGGCGAGGTCCAGGGCAGGCCGCTGCTCGGCTGTCCTGGCAATCCGGTCTCGCTCTTTGTCACCGCCGTGCTGTTTGCGCGCCCCTTGATCCTCCGGATGCAGGGCGTGGCGGGCGAGCTAGAGGTGCGACCGCTTCGGATCCGCGCCGGTTTCGACTGGCCGCGCCCAGACCGGCGGCTCGAATTCCAGCGTGCGCGTCTGGAACGCGGGGCCGATGGCGAGCTGGAGGTCGCGGTCTATCCCAGCCGCTCCTCGGCGGTGCTGTCCTCGGTCGCCTGGGCCGATGGCCTGGTCCAGCTCCAGCCGGGACAGGTCATCGCGCGCGGTGACCCGGTCGAGTTCCTGCCCTTTGCCGACTTCTAA
- the moaB gene encoding molybdenum cofactor biosynthesis protein B encodes MSAHFIEQPFRPLRLAILTVSDSRDEAQDTSGQLLRERAEADGHAVVAREIVRDDVYQLRAVVSRWIADPEIEVILTTGGTGITGRDSTPEAIVPLLDKQVEGFGELFRQVSFEEIGAAALQSRAFAGLANGTFVFCLPGSTGACRTAWERILKPQLDIRTRPCNFAQLIPRLLER; translated from the coding sequence ATGAGCGCACATTTCATCGAGCAGCCATTTCGTCCGCTGCGACTGGCGATCCTGACCGTCTCGGACAGTCGGGACGAAGCCCAGGATACCTCCGGCCAACTGTTACGCGAACGCGCCGAGGCGGACGGCCACGCGGTCGTCGCCCGCGAGATCGTCCGCGACGACGTCTATCAGTTGCGCGCGGTCGTCTCGCGCTGGATCGCCGACCCCGAGATCGAGGTGATCCTGACCACCGGGGGCACAGGGATCACCGGGCGCGACAGCACACCCGAGGCCATTGTCCCACTGCTCGACAAACAGGTCGAAGGCTTCGGTGAGCTGTTCCGGCAGGTCTCGTTCGAGGAGATCGGCGCCGCGGCGCTCCAGTCGCGCGCCTTCGCTGGTCTCGCCAATGGCACCTTCGTCTTCTGCCTGCCCGGTTCGACCGGGGCCTGTCGCACGGCTTGGGAGCGGATCCTAAAACCCCAACTGGACATCCGCACCCGGCCTTGCAATTTCGCTCAACTCATCCCGCGTTTATTGGAACGATGA
- the ilvD gene encoding dihydroxy-acid dehydratase, whose amino-acid sequence MPQYRSRTTTHGRNMAGARALWRATGMTDADFDKPIIAIANSFTQFVPGHVHLKDLGQLVARAIEAAGGVAKEFNTIAIDDGIAMGHGGMLYSLPSRELIADSVEYMVNAHCADALVCISNCDKITPGMLMATLRLNIPTVFVSGGPMEAGRVQRAAGEVHLDLIDAMVAAANPNESDADVAEIERSACPTCGSCAGMFTANSMNCLVEALGLALPGNGSLLATHARRRDLFLEAGRLIVELTRRYYEQDDTRVLPRSIASFAAFENAMSLDIAMGGSTNTVLHLLAAAHEAGVAFGMSDIDRLSRQVPNLCKVAPSSQYHLEDVHRAGGVMAILGELERTGLIHTEVPTVHSSTLGEALARWDIGRSQASEAHELFRAAPGGVPTQVAFNQTARWPELDLDRTSGCIRDCAHAYSQDGGLAVLFGNLAEEGCIVKTAGVAAEILTFSGPARIFESQEDAVSAILTDRLQPGDIVVIRYEGPKGGPGMQEMLYPTSYLKSKGLGKVCALITDGRFSGGTSGLSIGHVSPEAAAGGLIALVEEGDRIEIDIPNRRIHLAVSEEVLAARRQAMEAKGPNAWQPAARQRVVSSALKAYAALTTSAAHGAVRDLGQWRRV is encoded by the coding sequence ATGCCCCAGTACCGCTCCAGAACCACCACCCATGGCCGTAACATGGCCGGCGCGCGCGCCCTGTGGCGCGCCACCGGCATGACCGACGCCGATTTCGACAAGCCCATCATCGCCATTGCCAACTCCTTCACCCAGTTCGTCCCCGGGCATGTGCATCTGAAGGATCTGGGCCAACTGGTCGCACGCGCGATCGAGGCTGCCGGCGGCGTGGCCAAGGAGTTCAACACCATCGCCATCGACGACGGCATCGCTATGGGTCACGGCGGGATGCTCTACTCCCTCCCCTCGCGTGAGCTTATCGCCGACTCGGTCGAGTATATGGTCAATGCCCATTGCGCCGACGCCCTGGTCTGCATCTCCAATTGCGACAAGATCACGCCTGGGATGCTGATGGCCACGCTGCGCCTGAACATCCCGACGGTGTTCGTCTCGGGGGGGCCGATGGAGGCCGGGCGGGTGCAGCGCGCCGCGGGCGAGGTCCATCTGGATCTGATCGATGCCATGGTCGCCGCTGCCAATCCCAATGAGAGCGACGCCGATGTCGCTGAGATCGAGCGCTCGGCCTGCCCGACCTGTGGCTCCTGCGCGGGGATGTTCACCGCCAACTCGATGAACTGTCTGGTCGAGGCCCTGGGGTTGGCCCTGCCGGGCAATGGCTCGCTGCTGGCCACCCATGCCAGGCGCCGCGACCTGTTCCTCGAGGCCGGGCGGCTGATCGTGGAACTGACCCGCCGTTATTACGAACAGGACGATACGCGCGTCCTGCCGCGCTCGATCGCCAGCTTCGCTGCCTTCGAGAACGCCATGAGCCTGGATATCGCCATGGGCGGCTCGACCAACACCGTGCTCCATCTGCTGGCCGCGGCGCACGAGGCTGGGGTCGCATTCGGCATGAGCGACATCGATCGCCTGAGTCGCCAGGTGCCGAACCTCTGCAAGGTCGCCCCTTCGAGCCAGTATCACCTGGAGGATGTGCACCGTGCCGGCGGGGTGATGGCCATCCTGGGCGAGCTGGAACGCACTGGATTGATCCACACCGAGGTCCCGACCGTACATAGCTCGACCCTGGGCGAGGCCCTGGCGCGCTGGGACATCGGGCGCAGTCAGGCGAGCGAGGCGCACGAGCTGTTCCGCGCCGCACCCGGCGGGGTCCCCACCCAGGTCGCCTTCAACCAGACTGCCCGCTGGCCCGAGCTAGACCTGGATCGCACCTCCGGCTGCATCCGCGACTGCGCCCATGCCTACAGCCAGGACGGTGGGCTTGCGGTCCTGTTCGGCAACCTGGCCGAGGAGGGCTGTATCGTCAAGACCGCGGGTGTGGCCGCCGAGATCCTCACCTTCAGCGGCCCGGCGCGGATCTTCGAGAGCCAGGAGGACGCCGTCTCTGCGATCCTGACCGACCGCCTCCAGCCCGGCGACATCGTCGTCATCCGCTATGAAGGACCCAAGGGTGGACCTGGGATGCAGGAGATGCTCTACCCGACCAGCTATCTCAAATCCAAGGGGCTCGGCAAGGTCTGTGCACTCATCACCGATGGTCGCTTCTCGGGCGGCACCTCGGGGCTGTCGATCGGCCATGTCTCGCCCGAGGCCGCCGCAGGCGGACTCATCGCCCTGGTCGAGGAGGGCGACCGGATCGAGATCGACATCCCCAATCGACGCATCCATCTCGCGGTCAGCGAGGAGGTCCTGGCCGCACGGCGTCAGGCGATGGAGGCCAAGGGGCCGAATGCCTGGCAGCCGGCGGCGCGCCAGCGCGTAGTTTCGAGCGCACTCAAGGCCTATGCCGCCCTGACCACCAGCGCGGCCCATGGCGCGGTGCGCGACCTCGGCCAGTGGCGCCGAGTCTGA
- the mads1 gene encoding methylation-associated defense system helix-turn-helix domain-containing protein MAD1, with product MHKFAVSLPRLPSSPAAVLLPGEEAMKDDAAEILTLDEVAAYLKVGKRTVYRLAAAKKIPAFKVGGTWRFSRQEIDRWIKRQTNDDTSGDGSKGNE from the coding sequence ATGCACAAGTTTGCCGTATCTTTGCCAAGATTACCATCATCACCGGCCGCAGTCTTGTTGCCGGGCGAGGAAGCGATGAAAGACGACGCGGCAGAGATACTCACCCTCGATGAAGTGGCAGCCTACCTCAAGGTGGGCAAACGCACGGTCTATCGCTTGGCGGCGGCGAAGAAGATTCCCGCCTTCAAGGTCGGAGGGACATGGCGCTTTTCGCGCCAGGAAATCGACCGGTGGATCAAACGACAGACGAACGACGACACGTCCGGGGACGGAAGCAAGGGCAACGAATAA
- a CDS encoding SNF2-related protein has protein sequence MHAEELKPNITVHRPLFPEPVQVIVAIPMGASVKLVGKGTQSNSVYEPILTAEQLALLTSSPAHEPFDGDARKFRLGIEAMRLGLAYEYDPYFSLSIARVDPLPHQLEAVYDYFMRLPRIRFLLADDPGAGKTIMAGLLIKELKIRGLVKRVLIITPANLTFQWQRELKDKFRENFEVIRSDVLRANYGMNPWQEKDQVVTSVSWVSRIEDAKDSLLRSPAHVKIVVA, from the coding sequence ATGCACGCCGAAGAGCTCAAACCGAACATCACCGTGCACAGGCCTCTGTTTCCGGAGCCGGTACAGGTCATCGTCGCGATTCCGATGGGCGCCTCCGTCAAACTGGTCGGGAAGGGAACCCAATCCAATTCGGTTTATGAACCGATTCTGACCGCCGAGCAACTCGCCCTCCTCACGTCCTCCCCAGCCCACGAGCCCTTCGACGGCGATGCCCGGAAATTCCGCCTCGGAATCGAAGCGATGCGGCTGGGGCTTGCCTACGAGTACGACCCGTATTTTTCGCTCTCCATCGCCCGCGTCGACCCGCTGCCGCACCAGTTGGAGGCAGTCTACGACTACTTCATGAGGTTGCCGCGTATCCGGTTCTTACTGGCCGACGACCCGGGCGCTGGCAAGACGATCATGGCCGGCCTCCTCATCAAGGAGCTCAAGATTCGCGGCCTGGTCAAGCGCGTGCTCATCATCACGCCGGCCAATCTTACATTCCAGTGGCAGCGCGAGCTGAAGGACAAGTTCCGGGAAAACTTCGAGGTCATCCGCAGCGACGTCCTGCGCGCCAACTACGGCATGAATCCCTGGCAGGAAAAGGATCAGGTGGTGACCTCGGTGTCGTGGGTCTCCCGCATCGAGGACGCCAAGGATTCCCTGCTGCGCAGCCCGGCGCATGTCAAGATAGTTGTCGCCTGA